CAACTGGCGCTCCTGGCGCTACGCCGAGCGCGCGGACGACCTGCTGATCAGCCGGGGTGTGCTGTGGCACGAGGAGACCGTCGTGCCGTACGGGCGGATGCAGCTGGTCGAGGTGACCTCGGGGCCGGTCGAACGGCACTTCGGGCTCGCGAGCGTGCAGCTGCACACAGCGGCCGCGGCGACCGACGCGCGCATCCCGGGCCTGGACCCGGCCGAGGCCGAGCGGCTGCGGGACCGGCTGACGGAGCTGGGCGAGGCACGATCGGCGGGGCTGTGACGACGCCGACGCCGGGAACCGGCGAGGCCGTACGCGAGGAGAAGCCGCTGGCCGAGCGGCGGCTGCACCCCGTGACACCGTTCCGGCGCGCCTGGGCGCCCGTGGCCGTACTCGCCGGATGGGCCGTGCACGACCCCAACCAGGCGCAGGAACAGCTGACCGGGCTCACGACGACCGCGCTGGTCGCCGGGCTCGCCGTGTTCGTCCCCGGTGCCGCCCTCTACGGCTTTCTGAGCTGGTGGTTCACGCACTTCGCGGTGACCGACACGGAACTGCGCATCCGTACCGGCCTGTTGTTCCGCCGCACCGCGCACATCCGGCTCGACCGGCTCCAGGCCGTCGACGTCACCCAGCCGCTGCTGGCCCGCGTCGCGGGCGTCGCCAAGCTGAAACTCGACGTCATAGGGACGGACGCGAAGGACGAACTGGCGTACCTGAGTCAGGGCGAGGCCCGTGCGCTGCGCGCCGAACTCCTCGCCCGAGCGGCCGGTTTCGCGCCCGAGACCGCGCACGAGGTCGGCGAGGCTCCGGCGCGGCAACTGCTGCGCGTACCACCCGGCGTCCTCGCCGTCTCCCTGGTGCTCACCGGCGCCACCTGGGGCTCGCTGGCCGCCGCGATCGTCGTGCCCCCACTGCTGTGGTTCGGCACCCACAACGTGTGGACGGTCCTCGCGACCGCGGTGCCGCTGCTCGGCGCGGCGGGCGCGAGCAGTGTGGGGCGATTCGTCGCCGAGTACGACTGGACGCTGGGCGAATCGCCGGACGGGCTCCGCATCGACCACGGGCTCCTCGACCGTACGCACGAGACGGTGCCGCCCGGACGCGTGCAGACCGTACGGATCGTCGAGCCGCTGCTGTGGCGGCGGCGCGGGTGGGTGCGCGTCGAGCTGGACGTGGCCGGATCGTCGAACTCCGTGCTCGTGCCCGTCGCCCCGCGCGACGTCGCCGAGTCGGTGATCGCGGGGGTGCTGCCGGGGGTGACGGTGCCGTCGTCCCTGTCCCGGCCGCCGCGGCGGGCCGGCTGGTGCGTGCCGTTCTGGTGGCGGGGGTACGGGATCGCCGTCACCGACACGGTCTTCGCGGCGCGCCATGGACTGCTGCGCCGCAGCCTCGCGCTCGTACCGCACGCGAAGGTGCAGAGCGTACGGCTCTCACAAGGGCCGTGGGAGCGCCTCAGGCGGCTCGCCGACGTCCACGTGGACACGGGGGCCAACAAGACCGTGACGGCGCGGCTGCGGGGCACTGAGGAGGCGGCGGAGCTGCTTCAGGGGCAGGCGGACCGTTCCCGTACGGGGCGGCGGGAGGCCCGGCCGGACCGGTGGATGGCGTAGCCCCCGCCTGCGGAGTGGGTGCCCGGTGCGGGGGCTGGGCCGCCCTCGGCTACGAGGCCGCGCCCCGCAGTACGCCCACGTCGATCGGCTCCGTCTCGTCGTGCGCCGTCAGGTCGATGACCTGGCCGATGCCGCGCGCGCCGTCGTCCACCGGCTTGAACCCGGCCTCGGCGTCGGCCTTGTGCAGGGCGAGCGCCTCCTGGCCGACGACGTCCGCGAGGTCCTCGTTCTGTACGGCTTGCAGGGCGTCGGCGGACGACGCCTTCTGCGTACCGAAGAAGTCGAACCCGCCCTCGACCTTCGGCCGCCGCACGGGCGTGGCCGGTACGACGGCCACCGCGGTCGGCACGGCGAAGTGCCCGGAAGGCTTGACGGGCGTCGACGCCTGGGGTGACGCCGAGGACTGAGCCGGCGGCTGGGACGGCAGGGAGGGCTCGGGCAGCTTCGCCTCGGCGGCCGCGCGCGTGTGCCCGTCGGCCGCCTCGGGCTTCCCCTGCGCCTCGCCCTCCTCCGCGACGGCGTCCGAGGACGGACCCGTCTCGGCGGAACGGCCCTCCGGGGACGCGCCGTTCACGGACGCGGCCTGCGCCGGGCCGGCATCGGCCGACTCGCCCGGTGCTGGGTTCTCCACCACCGCGGCGCCGCTCGCGATCCGGTTCAACGCCGCGTTGGCCCGCAGGAAGAGCGACGACCCGGCCGGGGAGAAGGTCTTGGGAGACGCCGGAGCGTCCGTCGCCACGTCGGAGGACTCCGAGGGCGCCACGGAGGCCTCGCCCGCCCCGCCCTTGGGTGCTTCGGGTACTTCGGGCGCCTCCGGGGAAGCCGCCGCGGCCGGAGGCTCCGGATCCGGCGGCACCGTCGGGCCGGCGGGCAGCGCCGCACGGGCCGGAACCGCCGCCTCTATCGCGAGCTGCCGACGCCCCTCCAGGGCGCTCGCCCGCTCCGTCTCCGCCGTGGCGTACCGCCGCAGCAGCGCCGCGTGTTCGTTGCGCAGGCCCGCCAGCTCCGCCCGCTTCGCGCGCAGATTCCGCTCCAGCTTGGTGCGCAGCTCGCGCGACTCGTCGAGGTCACTCTCCAGTTCGGCGACGCGCTCCTCGTGACGCCACTCGTCGCTCGCCCGCGCGCGTGTGAGGTCCGCGACGCGTTTGCCCGCGGCGGCGTCCCAGCGGCGCATGACGACCGCGCCGATGACCGCCGTCACCGCAGCAGCCGCGGCCAGCCCACGGAGCACCAGCGGCTCCGTGAACAGCCAGGGCCCCACGGCACAGACGATCGAGACGCCGGCGATCGCCGAAGGAGGCAGCAGCCTGTGCAAGGGCGGGGAATGGCGGTGACGTCCACGTGGCATGGCCAGAAACTTACCGCGCGTAGGCGAATCTTGGTGCCCCGCCCGGTAAAAATACGGCCACCTCGCGGTATTCGTCATCGGCCGCGATCTTGAACTTGAGGCCGGGCTTCCCGAGATCCGAAATGATCTTGAAGTGCGGCGCTTCTGGGGGGACTCGGCGAACTCCGCGAATGCGGAGCCGCATTCGGCGAGCGTCGCGACGTATTCAGCATCGACGTCGACGGCGCCTTCTCCAACTGGGATTGAACCCACAGGCCACCGTTGCGACGGCCGCTATCGCGGATGACCGACGAAATCCGGGGGAAACGCTTGGACTTGACGATGCCGGTGAACTTCAGCGTGGCTCCGCGGTGCCACCGCGGGTCCGTCCCTGGCCTGCGCAGCTCCTTCGCGAGCGCTTGCCCCGGACTTTGCCTGCCCTTTGAAACGGCTTCCCTGAGGGGAGTGAACCTGTCTCCCCGAGACACCGTCCTAGAGGGCGCAATGTCGCCGGATGCCTGAATGGCACCGGATTCAAGGTCTCTCGCGGAACCACGGGATGCGATGTCTGTCAGGGTGGATGGGGAAATGTCGGTCCAGGTTCCTGGTCGAACAGGCCGGACACGGCGCCTGCTCCACGGTCCGCGCCCCGAGGCCGTCCCCGCCCTGATCGCCAGAGCCTGCACGCTCGTCGGACTCCTGGACATCGCCGCCGGGGTCTTCCCGCACTTCCGGCGCAGCCGTATGCACGCCATCGCCGAGGTACTGCCCGGCGCGCTCGGCCCGTTCGCCGCCGCGCTGTCGCTCAGCGCCGGCGTACTTCTGCTGCTGCTCGCTCATGGGCTGCGCCGTCGCAAGCGCCGGGCATGGCGGGCCGCCGTCGCGTTGCTGCCGGCCGGTGCGGTCGCGCAGTTCACGTACCGCCACTCGATCACCGGTGTCGTCATCTCCGCGGCGCTGCTCGCGCCGCTGCTGCGCCACCGCGACGAATTCACGGCCCTGCCCGATCCGCGCAGCCGCTGGCGCGCGCTCGCCAACTTCGTTCTCATGGGCGCCGGTTCTCTGGCCCTCGGGCTCGTCATCGTCAGCGTCCACGCGAACCGCATGGTCGGCGACCCGAGCCTGGCCGACCGCCTGACCCACGTCCTGTACGGCCTGACCGGCTTCGAAGGGCCCGTCGACTACAGCGAGCCCAGCTCCTGGACGGTCGCCTTCTCGCTCGGCGCGCTCGGCCTGCTGACCGCCGTCACCACGATCTACCTGGCCTTCCGGCCCGAACACCCCGCCGCACGGCTCACGGAGGACGACGAGACCCGGCTGCGGGCCCTGCTGGAGAAGCATGGCGGCCGCGACTCCCTCGGCCACTTCGCCCTCCGCCGCGACAAGGCCGTCGTCTTCTCGCCCAGCGGCAAGGCGGCCGT
This genomic interval from Streptomyces dengpaensis contains the following:
- a CDS encoding PH domain-containing protein, which encodes MERGSMETTGHAATEPVWTGLPPRLLRMRRLLLVVWLGLLTIALGLVLGLLAGPVWAAFALLPLALMIWGWHMLGRNWRSWRYAERADDLLISRGVLWHEETVVPYGRMQLVEVTSGPVERHFGLASVQLHTAAAATDARIPGLDPAEAERLRDRLTELGEARSAGL
- a CDS encoding PH domain-containing protein; protein product: MTTPTPGTGEAVREEKPLAERRLHPVTPFRRAWAPVAVLAGWAVHDPNQAQEQLTGLTTTALVAGLAVFVPGAALYGFLSWWFTHFAVTDTELRIRTGLLFRRTAHIRLDRLQAVDVTQPLLARVAGVAKLKLDVIGTDAKDELAYLSQGEARALRAELLARAAGFAPETAHEVGEAPARQLLRVPPGVLAVSLVLTGATWGSLAAAIVVPPLLWFGTHNVWTVLATAVPLLGAAGASSVGRFVAEYDWTLGESPDGLRIDHGLLDRTHETVPPGRVQTVRIVEPLLWRRRGWVRVELDVAGSSNSVLVPVAPRDVAESVIAGVLPGVTVPSSLSRPPRRAGWCVPFWWRGYGIAVTDTVFAARHGLLRRSLALVPHAKVQSVRLSQGPWERLRRLADVHVDTGANKTVTARLRGTEEAAELLQGQADRSRTGRREARPDRWMA